The following coding sequences lie in one Panicum virgatum strain AP13 chromosome 6N, P.virgatum_v5, whole genome shotgun sequence genomic window:
- the LOC120679912 gene encoding zinc finger protein 593 homolog, whose amino-acid sequence MGGKCPHRKVKKRRLSHKTARRGKFLLKADDAVYEELVKLADQGKDAQAMELPVDEDLPGMGQFYCLHCDRYFASESVKDEHYRSKRHKKRVKVMSGPAPHTQLDAELAAGMGMPDNGLKLMSM is encoded by the exons ATGGGTGGCAAGTGCCCGCACCGCAAGGTCAAGAAGCGCCGCCTCTCTCACAAGACGGCGCGTCGTGGCAAGTTCCTCCTCAAGGCCGACGATGCCGTCTACGAGGAGCTCGTCAAGCTGGCCGACCAGGGGAAGGATGCCCAAGCCATGGAGCTCCCCGTAGACGAGGACCTTCCCGGCATGGGACAGTTCTACTGCCTCCACTGCGA TCGTTACTTTGCAAGCGAGAGCGTGAAGGATGAGCACTACCGGTCAAAGCGCCACAAGAAAAG GGTGAAGGTAATGTCAGGACCAGCTCCACACACGCAACTTGACGCGGAACTTGCTGCTGGAATGGGAATGCCTGACAATGGACTGAAGCTCATGTCCATGTAA